One region of Psychrobacter sp. DAB_AL43B genomic DNA includes:
- a CDS encoding mechanosensitive ion channel family protein, giving the protein MVIAFLIVMILSVITPHSALAAEASILGVGGTKTEEGADTSIPDSFGRDTPRHTVQGFLNALGENDYLLASNYLNLSKSDNPTTIVRQFKQALDAGGRFQPDLQINNTPEGNLTDQLPPSQENVGVINVSDKSVPLVLERVVSKQGEQYWQFSTDTLSSIPEVIENSEPTLVSRYTIDSLEGKKLFGYQLADLVAALAMTISSFLFTYIAVWLLYHLLKLTYPRVRGVPLPLPDRVILPLAVVIMALILSEVMVYAGVSVTLREPVNRFAEIASWVAITWLLLRIIDALFTRAVNLSYKKNYTERVSILGLLRKIVKALLLIFAVIVTFGNLGFDLTTGIAALGVGGLALALGAQKTIENLVGSVVVVADSPVRIGDYCKFGTYEGTVIDIGIRSSRVRTLTRTIVTVPNGDFSSMQIENFTSRDMFRFLHQLYIKRTADIDVVFQMVKHLDKFLDEHELTNQEWNQVNILELRQDCYIIQLQAYVNASGIIEFYDKQNVLFVDLLMQVRKYDVEHALPTQQLIVKQPELLAQLEHEGESEAADKKADQKIAAADKPQAVNLSKDVDTIDNEQIIEKPKDTLKKHMVDNRYKHIHKNRGYALARLKFKQVKKSFRFPKVKNHVVK; this is encoded by the coding sequence ATGGTGATCGCATTTCTTATCGTCATGATATTAAGTGTCATCACGCCACATAGTGCGCTGGCCGCTGAAGCGAGCATACTGGGTGTGGGTGGTACAAAAACGGAAGAAGGAGCTGATACATCGATACCGGATTCATTTGGACGTGATACGCCGCGTCATACTGTACAAGGGTTTCTCAATGCGCTGGGAGAAAACGATTATCTGCTGGCGAGTAATTATTTAAATTTATCTAAGTCTGATAATCCGACTACAATCGTGCGGCAGTTTAAACAAGCCCTTGATGCGGGTGGCCGTTTTCAGCCTGATTTGCAAATTAATAATACGCCTGAAGGCAATTTAACCGATCAGTTACCGCCAAGCCAAGAAAATGTGGGTGTCATCAACGTCAGTGATAAAAGTGTACCGCTGGTACTTGAAAGAGTGGTTTCTAAGCAAGGGGAACAATACTGGCAGTTTTCTACTGATACGCTCAGCTCAATACCAGAAGTCATAGAAAATTCTGAACCCACTTTAGTCTCTCGCTATACCATTGATTCTTTAGAAGGTAAAAAGCTATTCGGCTATCAGTTGGCTGACTTGGTAGCCGCTTTGGCGATGACTATCAGCAGTTTTTTATTCACTTATATTGCCGTATGGCTACTGTATCATTTGTTAAAACTCACTTATCCTCGTGTCCGTGGTGTACCACTGCCATTGCCAGATAGAGTCATATTGCCGTTGGCTGTGGTGATTATGGCACTGATTTTATCTGAGGTGATGGTTTACGCTGGCGTGTCAGTGACCTTGCGCGAGCCGGTCAACCGCTTCGCTGAGATTGCTTCGTGGGTAGCGATAACGTGGTTGTTATTACGCATTATCGATGCCTTATTTACCCGTGCAGTGAATTTAAGCTATAAGAAGAACTATACTGAACGGGTCTCAATTTTGGGACTGCTACGCAAAATCGTCAAAGCGCTGCTGTTGATATTTGCAGTCATCGTCACCTTCGGAAATTTGGGCTTTGATCTAACGACTGGTATTGCCGCATTAGGGGTAGGTGGTTTAGCGTTAGCATTAGGTGCGCAAAAGACCATCGAAAACTTAGTAGGCAGTGTCGTGGTGGTGGCCGATTCGCCCGTACGCATCGGCGACTATTGTAAATTTGGTACTTATGAGGGTACTGTCATCGATATTGGTATTCGTTCATCACGCGTGCGTACCTTGACCCGTACTATCGTCACCGTACCTAACGGTGATTTTTCTTCGATGCAAATTGAAAACTTTACCTCGCGTGATATGTTCCGCTTTTTACATCAGCTATATATCAAACGTACGGCTGATATCGACGTTGTTTTCCAAATGGTTAAGCACTTGGATAAGTTTTTGGATGAACACGAGTTGACCAACCAAGAATGGAATCAGGTCAATATTTTAGAGTTACGTCAAGATTGCTATATTATTCAATTACAAGCCTACGTCAATGCTAGCGGTATTATTGAATTCTACGACAAGCAAAACGTGTTATTCGTTGATCTGTTAATGCAAGTTAGAAAATATGATGTAGAGCATGCCTTGCCAACACAGCAGCTTATTGTCAAGCAACCAGAACTTCTGGCTCAATTAGAACATGAAGGCGAAAGTGAGGCAGCTGACAAGAAAGCTGATCAAAAAATTGCTGCTGCTGATAAGCCGCAAGCGGTTAATTTAAGCAAAGATGTGGATACTATTGATAATGAGCAGATAATAGAGAAACCCAAAGATACCTTAAAAAAGCACATGGTGGATAATAGATACAAACACATTCATAAAAATCGCGGTTATGCTTTAGCGAGATTAAAGTTCAAACAGGTAAAAAAGAGCTTTCGATTTCCTAAAGTCAAAAACCATGTAGTGAAATAG
- a CDS encoding TonB-dependent receptor plug domain-containing protein, which translates to MALSRTSSTTYLRLCILSTLSVFAMNATATTNELNIVSAMNDSELPEVELDKIVVTATRTPTKTSNVIAQTRVIDSEELQRYQGQSALDVLKRQPGFSHYSNGGVGKVSNFYMRGYDNKQILVLIDGIRYSSVSDGGASLQLLPADQIDRIEILYGASGSSIYGADAMGGVIQVFTKGSNVKKTNLSVTAGVGSHNQYLYGASAQFTNDNGTALSLSASHNETDGFNAALPSNIYNYNSDDDGFESDNFSAALTQRINEQWSAGASALYSKSTTEYDSTDLANVYSNQENGAAQVFIDWRYLTDSSVKLQYGHSIDKIDDHSAYSSRYDTKQDQISLVGQHTLPVGKGVYGVEYLNQSIDTTAYEIDDRDVTSAFLGYVMTNNQFDAQANLRFDDNSQYGDQTTYNLGGAYHINPNLRLGVSYAKGFRAPSFNDLYYPGSGNADLKPENSDNYEAFIEYDNNLQSTRLTGYHNKVDDLISYVAKPTANNPWAGGSENVDKAKIEGVTLTSDWIVDNYLFGGSYDYQQAKNDTGGSNDGKFLKIRPEHKGLIYAGYRLPSLDIRAEYEYVGDYYNDNGETQPVDNYGLLNISGNYQLTDDLTMTARLNNITNEKYITVPDYNTDGINFFTSLTYNWF; encoded by the coding sequence ATGGCTTTATCACGTACATCTTCGACTACCTATCTTCGGTTATGTATTTTAAGCACGCTTAGCGTATTTGCCATGAATGCAACAGCTACCACTAATGAACTAAATATCGTCAGCGCCATGAATGATAGCGAGCTACCAGAAGTTGAGCTTGATAAAATCGTCGTAACAGCGACGCGTACGCCCACTAAGACGAGCAACGTTATCGCCCAAACTCGTGTAATCGATAGCGAAGAATTGCAACGTTATCAAGGTCAAAGTGCCCTTGATGTATTAAAGCGTCAGCCGGGATTTAGTCATTACAGCAATGGCGGTGTTGGCAAGGTTTCAAACTTTTATATGCGCGGTTATGATAATAAGCAAATATTGGTGCTTATCGATGGCATACGTTATAGCTCTGTAAGTGATGGAGGCGCTTCGCTGCAACTACTTCCTGCTGATCAAATTGACCGTATCGAAATATTGTATGGCGCCTCAGGTTCCAGTATTTACGGTGCCGATGCGATGGGCGGTGTCATTCAAGTCTTTACTAAAGGTTCAAATGTTAAAAAAACCAATCTTTCAGTGACTGCTGGCGTCGGCTCTCATAATCAATATCTGTACGGTGCTAGTGCTCAGTTTACCAATGACAATGGCACGGCATTGAGCCTTTCAGCCAGTCACAATGAAACAGACGGCTTCAATGCCGCCCTACCTTCAAATATCTATAACTACAACAGTGATGACGATGGTTTTGAGAGCGACAACTTTAGCGCTGCTTTAACCCAACGTATCAATGAGCAGTGGTCAGCTGGAGCAAGTGCGCTATATAGCAAATCAACCACTGAGTACGACAGTACCGATTTGGCCAATGTCTATTCTAATCAAGAAAATGGCGCGGCCCAAGTTTTTATTGACTGGCGTTATCTCACAGACTCTTCAGTTAAATTACAATACGGTCATTCTATCGATAAAATTGATGACCATAGTGCCTATAGTAGCCGCTACGACACTAAGCAAGATCAAATAAGCTTGGTTGGACAACATACTTTGCCTGTCGGTAAAGGTGTCTATGGCGTGGAATATTTAAACCAAAGTATCGATACGACGGCTTATGAAATCGATGACCGTGACGTTACCAGTGCATTTTTGGGCTATGTAATGACCAATAACCAATTCGATGCACAAGCTAACTTACGCTTTGATGACAACTCTCAGTATGGTGACCAAACCACTTATAATTTAGGTGGTGCTTATCACATCAACCCCAATCTTCGTCTTGGTGTAAGCTACGCAAAAGGGTTTCGCGCTCCTTCATTTAACGACCTTTACTACCCCGGCTCAGGGAACGCTGATTTAAAGCCCGAAAACAGCGACAACTATGAAGCTTTTATTGAATATGATAACAACCTTCAGTCGACGCGTTTGACTGGCTATCACAATAAAGTCGATGATTTAATCAGTTATGTCGCAAAACCAACGGCCAATAACCCTTGGGCAGGTGGCAGTGAAAACGTCGATAAGGCAAAAATTGAAGGCGTTACCTTAACATCAGATTGGATAGTCGATAACTATCTGTTCGGCGGTAGCTATGATTATCAGCAGGCTAAAAACGATACTGGCGGCAGCAATGACGGAAAATTCCTAAAAATTCGTCCTGAACATAAAGGTTTGATATACGCTGGCTATCGTCTACCAAGCTTAGATATTCGTGCTGAATATGAATATGTAGGCGATTATTATAATGATAACGGTGAAACCCAACCTGTCGATAATTATGGGCTGTTGAATATCAGTGGTAATTACCAACTGACAGATGACCTCACTATGACTGCTCGTTTAAATAATATCACCAATGAGAAATACATTACGGTGCCAGACTATAATACTGACGGTATTAATTTCTTTACCTCATTAACCTATAACTGGTTCTAA
- the ahcY gene encoding adenosylhomocysteinase, with the protein MDAVSNTPSAHTINPAFTDYKVADISLADYGRREITLAEAEMPALMGLRRRYEADQPLKGAKIAGCIHMTIQTAVLIETLIALGAEVRWTSCNIFSTQDHAAAAIAAAGISVYAWKGETEEEYEWCLRQQIHVGGEASGQLWDANLILDDGGDLTALIHNDYAELLDNIHGISEETTTGVHRLVEMLNKGSLKVPAINVNDAVTKSKNDNKYGCRHSLNDAIKRATDMFLAGRRALVIGYGDVGKGSTQSLRQEGMIVRVSEVDPICAMQACMDGFEVLSPYINGDNTGGAENINTRLLEDTDMIVTTTGNYHVCDKHMLAALKPGAVVCNIGHFDTEIDTQFMRDNWRWVEIKPQVHQIFRSDDENDYLILLAEGRLVNLGNATGHPSRVMDGSFANQVLAQMYLFEEKFAELPVDTRTENLYVKVLPKKLDEEVAAAMVAGFNGTLTKLTEKQAEYLGVPVEGPFKPDAYKY; encoded by the coding sequence ATGGACGCAGTGTCTAACACCCCATCTGCCCATACGATCAACCCCGCTTTCACTGACTATAAAGTCGCTGACATCAGCTTAGCTGATTACGGCCGCCGTGAAATTACCCTTGCTGAAGCTGAAATGCCTGCCCTAATGGGTTTGCGTCGTCGCTACGAAGCGGATCAGCCGCTTAAAGGCGCGAAAATCGCTGGCTGTATCCACATGACCATCCAGACCGCCGTTCTTATCGAGACGCTCATTGCGCTAGGTGCTGAAGTACGTTGGACCTCATGTAACATCTTCTCAACCCAAGACCACGCTGCTGCTGCTATTGCTGCTGCTGGTATCTCTGTTTATGCTTGGAAAGGCGAAACCGAAGAAGAATACGAATGGTGCTTACGTCAACAAATCCATGTAGGCGGTGAAGCATCAGGTCAGCTTTGGGATGCCAATTTAATCTTGGATGATGGCGGCGATTTGACTGCTTTGATTCATAATGATTATGCAGAGCTACTTGATAATATCCATGGTATCTCAGAAGAAACCACTACCGGCGTCCATCGCTTGGTTGAGATGTTAAATAAAGGGTCGCTAAAAGTACCAGCGATCAACGTCAACGATGCAGTTACCAAGTCTAAAAACGACAACAAATACGGCTGCCGTCATAGCTTAAATGACGCTATCAAACGTGCTACTGACATGTTCCTTGCTGGTCGCCGCGCTTTAGTTATCGGTTATGGTGATGTTGGTAAAGGCTCTACGCAAAGCTTACGTCAAGAAGGCATGATTGTCCGTGTTTCAGAAGTTGATCCTATCTGCGCTATGCAGGCTTGTATGGACGGTTTTGAAGTATTATCCCCTTACATCAATGGCGATAACACTGGCGGCGCAGAAAACATCAATACTCGCTTACTCGAAGACACCGACATGATTGTCACCACTACGGGCAACTATCATGTTTGTGACAAACATATGCTTGCGGCGCTAAAACCTGGTGCAGTCGTTTGTAATATCGGTCACTTTGATACCGAAATTGACACTCAGTTTATGCGTGATAACTGGCGCTGGGTTGAGATTAAGCCACAAGTCCATCAAATCTTCCGCTCAGACGATGAGAACGACTATTTGATTTTGCTTGCTGAAGGTCGCTTAGTGAACCTAGGTAACGCAACGGGTCACCCATCACGTGTGATGGACGGCTCATTTGCTAACCAAGTATTGGCACAGATGTATCTGTTTGAAGAAAAATTCGCTGAATTGCCAGTGGATACGCGTACCGAAAACTTATACGTCAAAGTATTACCGAAGAAACTAGACGAAGAAGTGGCCGCTGCGATGGTTGCTGGTTTTAATGGTACTTTGACCAAGCTGACTGAAAAACAAGCTGAGTATTTGGGTGTGCCTGTCGAAGGTCCATTTAAGCCTGACGCTTATAAATACTAA